A region from the Citrobacter koseri ATCC BAA-895 genome encodes:
- the mrcB gene encoding bifunctional glycosyl transferase/transpeptidase codes for MAGNDREPIGRKGKPPRPVKQKVSRRRLRDEEYDDDYDDDYEDEEPMPRNGKGKGRKPRGKRGWLWLLLKLSIVFVVLIAIYGVYLDQKIRSRIDGKVWQLPAAVYGRMVNLEPEMPVSKNEMVKLLEATQYRQVTKMTRPGEFTVQANSIEMIRRPFDFPDSKEGQVRARLTFDGGHLDTIVNMDNNRQFGFFRLDPRLITMLSSPNGEQRLFVPRSGFPDLLVDTLLATEDRHFYEHDGVSLYSIGRAVLANLTAGRTVQGASTLTQQLVKNLFLTSERSYWRKANEAYMALLMDARYSKDRILELYMNEVYLGQSGDNEIRGFPLASLYYFGRPVEELSLDQQALLVGMVKGASIYNPWRNPKLALERRNLVLRLLQQQQVIDQELYDMLSARPLGVQPRGGVISPQPAFMQMVRQELQAKLGDKVKDLSGVKIFTTFDSVAQDAAEKAAVEGIPALKKQRNLSDLETAIVVVDRFSGEVRAMVGGAEPQFAGYNRAMQARRSIGSLAKPATYLTALSQPKLYRLNTWIADAPIALRQPNGQVWSPQNDDRRYSESGKVMLVDALTRSMNVPTVNLGMALGLPAVTDTWMKLGVPKDQLHPVPAMLLGALNLTPIEVAQAFQTIASGGNRAPLSALRSVIAEDGTVLYQSFPQAERAVPAQAAYMTLWTMQQVVQRGTGRQLGAKYPGLHLAGKTGTTNNNVDTWFAGIDGSQVTITWVGRDNNQPTKLYGASGAMSIYQRYLANQTPTPLTLTPPEDVVDMGVDYDGNFVCSGGMRALPVWTTDPDALCQQGEMMQQQQPTGNPFDQSSSQQQQPQQQQPAQQEKKDSDGVAGWIKDMFGSN; via the coding sequence ATGGCCGGGAATGACCGCGAGCCAATTGGACGCAAAGGGAAACCACCGCGTCCGGTGAAACAAAAGGTAAGCCGTCGTCGACTCAGAGATGAAGAGTACGACGACGATTATGATGATGACTATGAGGATGAAGAACCGATGCCGCGTAACGGTAAGGGCAAAGGGCGTAAGCCTCGTGGCAAACGTGGCTGGCTCTGGCTACTGCTAAAACTGTCGATTGTTTTTGTCGTGCTGATTGCGATCTACGGCGTCTATCTGGATCAAAAAATCCGTAGCCGTATTGATGGCAAAGTCTGGCAGCTTCCTGCGGCGGTATATGGCCGGATGGTTAACCTTGAGCCGGAAATGCCCGTCAGCAAGAATGAAATGGTGAAATTGCTGGAGGCCACCCAGTACCGTCAGGTGACGAAAATGACGCGTCCCGGCGAGTTTACCGTGCAGGCGAACAGCATCGAGATGATCCGCCGTCCGTTTGACTTCCCGGACAGCAAAGAAGGGCAGGTGCGTGCGCGTCTGACCTTTGACGGCGGCCACCTGGATACGATCGTGAATATGGATAACAACCGCCAGTTTGGTTTCTTCCGTCTCGATCCGCGCCTGATCACCATGCTCTCTTCGCCGAATGGCGAACAGCGCCTGTTCGTGCCGCGCAGCGGTTTCCCGGATCTGCTGGTGGATACGCTGCTGGCGACGGAAGACCGTCATTTCTATGAGCACGATGGCGTTAGCCTGTATTCCATCGGTCGTGCGGTGCTGGCGAACCTTACCGCCGGGCGCACGGTTCAGGGGGCGAGTACGCTGACGCAACAGCTGGTGAAAAACCTGTTCCTCACCAGCGAACGCTCCTACTGGCGTAAAGCGAACGAAGCTTACATGGCGCTGCTGATGGATGCGCGCTACAGCAAGGACAGGATCCTTGAGCTGTACATGAACGAAGTCTATCTCGGCCAGAGCGGCGATAACGAGATTCGCGGCTTCCCGTTGGCGAGCCTGTACTACTTTGGCCGCCCGGTTGAAGAGTTGAGTCTCGATCAGCAGGCGCTGCTGGTGGGGATGGTGAAAGGGGCGTCAATCTACAACCCGTGGCGTAACCCGAAACTGGCGCTGGAGCGTCGTAATCTGGTGCTACGTCTGCTGCAACAACAGCAGGTGATCGACCAGGAGCTGTACGACATGCTGAGTGCGCGTCCGCTGGGCGTGCAGCCGCGCGGCGGGGTGATCTCGCCACAGCCAGCCTTTATGCAGATGGTGCGTCAGGAGTTGCAGGCGAAGCTCGGCGACAAAGTGAAAGACCTTTCTGGCGTGAAGATCTTCACCACCTTCGATTCCGTGGCGCAGGATGCGGCTGAAAAAGCGGCCGTTGAGGGCATTCCGGCGCTGAAGAAACAGCGTAATCTGAGCGATCTGGAAACCGCGATTGTGGTGGTAGACCGCTTCAGCGGCGAGGTGCGTGCGATGGTCGGCGGGGCGGAGCCGCAGTTCGCCGGGTACAACCGTGCGATGCAGGCGCGCCGTTCTATCGGCTCTCTGGCAAAACCGGCGACCTATCTGACGGCGTTAAGCCAGCCGAAGCTGTATCGCCTGAACACCTGGATTGCCGACGCGCCGATCGCGCTTCGTCAGCCGAACGGGCAGGTCTGGTCTCCGCAGAACGATGACCGTCGTTACAGCGAAAGTGGCAAAGTGATGCTGGTGGACGCGCTGACGCGCTCCATGAACGTACCGACGGTGAATCTGGGGATGGCGCTGGGGCTTCCTGCCGTCACCGATACCTGGATGAAGCTGGGCGTGCCGAAAGATCAGCTGCATCCGGTTCCGGCCATGCTGCTGGGGGCGCTGAACCTGACGCCAATCGAAGTGGCGCAAGCGTTCCAGACTATCGCCAGCGGCGGCAACCGGGCGCCGTTGTCAGCATTGCGTTCGGTGATTGCGGAAGACGGTACGGTGCTGTATCAGAGCTTCCCGCAGGCTGAGCGCGCGGTTCCGGCGCAGGCGGCGTATATGACGTTGTGGACGATGCAGCAGGTTGTGCAGCGCGGCACCGGGCGTCAGCTGGGCGCGAAATATCCGGGCCTGCATCTGGCGGGTAAAACCGGGACTACCAACAACAATGTCGATACCTGGTTTGCAGGGATTGATGGCAGCCAGGTGACGATTACCTGGGTGGGTCGCGATAATAACCAGCCGACGAAACTGTACGGCGCCAGCGGCGCGATGTCGATTTATCAGCGTTATCTGGCGAACCAAACGCCAACGCCGCTGACGCTGACGCCGCCGGAAGATGTGGTGGATATGGGCGTCGATTACGACGGTAATTTCGTCTGTAGCGGTGGAATGCGTGCGCTGCCGGTCTGGACGACCGACCCGGACGCGCTGTGCCAGCAGGGCGAAATGATGCAACAGCAGCAGCCGACCGGGAATCCGTTCGATCAGTCTTCTTCGCAGCAACAGCAGCCTCAACAGCAGCAACCGGCGCAGCAGGAGAAGAAAGACAGCGACGGCGTGGCGGGGTGGATCAAGGATATGTTTGGTAGTAACTAA